The following are encoded together in the Sphingomonas insulae genome:
- the apaG gene encoding Co2+/Mg2+ efflux protein ApaG, protein MKEFFPHATTTDGVTVRVAVSYLPEQSEPRRGRWFWAYHIRIENESERAVQLLTRHWVITDGRGARHSVEGEGVVGEQPLIAPGSSFDYVSGCPLQTPTGAMEGSYRLIGEDGAHFDAAIPKFGLHAPAVDS, encoded by the coding sequence GTGAAGGAATTCTTTCCGCACGCGACCACGACCGACGGGGTGACTGTGCGCGTCGCGGTCAGCTATCTGCCCGAACAGTCCGAACCGCGGCGCGGCCGCTGGTTCTGGGCCTATCATATCCGCATCGAGAACGAATCGGAGCGTGCCGTCCAGTTGCTGACCCGCCACTGGGTCATCACCGACGGCCGCGGCGCGCGCCATTCGGTGGAGGGCGAGGGCGTCGTCGGCGAACAGCCACTGATCGCACCGGGCAGCAGCTTCGACTATGTCTCGGGCTGCCCGCTCCAGACGCCGACCGGCGCGATGGAGGGCAGCTATCGCCTGATCGGCGAGGATGGCGCGCATTTCGACGCGGCGATCCCGAAGTTCGGGCTGCACGCGCCGGCGGTCGATTCGTGA
- a CDS encoding phospholipid carrier-dependent glycosyltransferase, with the protein MRAFLSRPLPAACGIGLLAQLLFCWRLTTPHVLVFDEVHYVPAARMLRDLVGPVNIEHPLLGKTLIALGMMLFGDGPLGWRAVSTLAASAVVMGVFAILWLLFGRVRTASVGAVVVALNFTVFVQARIAMLDGFMAAFVVAALAALLWAMQAKGAAVWWRWLLGAALFGLAIGTKWTALPYLGFAGLCYLVARWRRPALWQGMPPLVALALLGITAAVVYLATFWPAFLYAREPLTFARLLTFQIDMYHQQTQVLPPHTYQSAWWTWPFDWRPIWYFYEPADGAQRGVLMLGNPAVMWGGLLAVLACLAAWMRDGNVRAGGVALLWVASIAMWAIIPKSLGFFYYYYLSSIWLGIAIAAMFDHWRVRLRYWDEGFLALTAVMFIHFYPILSAAALRGPSSFRHWTWFGSWV; encoded by the coding sequence GTGCGCGCGTTCCTGTCCCGTCCCCTGCCCGCCGCCTGCGGCATCGGCCTGCTCGCCCAGCTGCTGTTCTGCTGGCGGCTGACCACGCCGCACGTGCTGGTGTTCGACGAGGTGCATTACGTCCCCGCCGCGCGGATGCTGCGCGACCTCGTCGGGCCGGTGAACATCGAACACCCGCTGCTCGGCAAGACGCTGATCGCGCTCGGCATGATGCTGTTCGGCGATGGTCCGCTCGGCTGGCGCGCCGTGTCGACGCTGGCGGCGAGCGCGGTGGTCATGGGCGTCTTTGCGATCCTGTGGCTGCTGTTCGGCCGCGTCCGCACCGCCAGCGTCGGCGCGGTCGTTGTCGCGCTGAACTTCACCGTGTTCGTGCAGGCCCGCATCGCCATGCTCGACGGGTTCATGGCGGCGTTCGTCGTCGCCGCCCTTGCCGCGCTGCTGTGGGCGATGCAGGCGAAGGGCGCTGCCGTCTGGTGGCGCTGGCTGCTCGGCGCCGCATTGTTCGGACTGGCGATCGGCACCAAATGGACCGCGCTGCCCTATCTGGGGTTTGCCGGCCTCTGCTATCTGGTCGCGCGCTGGCGGCGGCCGGCGCTCTGGCAGGGCATGCCCCCGCTGGTCGCGCTCGCGCTGCTCGGCATCACGGCTGCGGTCGTCTACCTCGCCACCTTCTGGCCCGCATTCCTCTATGCGCGCGAACCGCTGACGTTCGCGCGGCTGCTGACGTTCCAGATCGACATGTACCACCAGCAGACGCAGGTGCTGCCGCCGCACACCTATCAATCGGCGTGGTGGACCTGGCCGTTCGACTGGCGGCCGATCTGGTATTTCTACGAGCCCGCCGACGGCGCGCAGCGCGGCGTGCTGATGCTCGGCAATCCGGCGGTGATGTGGGGTGGCCTGCTCGCCGTCCTCGCCTGCCTTGCGGCGTGGATGCGCGACGGCAACGTACGCGCGGGTGGCGTCGCGCTGTTGTGGGTGGCCAGCATCGCGATGTGGGCGATCATCCCCAAATCGCTCGGCTTCTTCTATTATTACTATCTGTCGAGCATCTGGCTGGGCATCGCGATCGCAGCGATGTTCGATCACTGGCGAGTGCGCCTGCGCTATTGGGACGAGGGGTTCCTGGCGCTGACCGCGGTGATGTTTATCCACTTCTACCCGATCCTCAGCGCCGCCGCGCTGCGCGGTCCGTCGTCGTTCCGCCACTGGACATGGTTCGGTTCCTGGGTCTGA
- a CDS encoding cation diffusion facilitator family transporter, with product MGGHHHHGHAHGHGHTHGHGHGHAHAPASFDRAFAIGIALNIVYVLAEAGAGLWTGSVALIADAGHNLSDVLGLAVAWGGAALARSAPTKRFTYGLKGSTILAALANALFLLVALGAIVLEAVQRFDDPPVVAGLTVSVVAAIGIAINALTAWLFARGRKGDINIRGAYLHMVSDAAVSAGVVLAGVAIWATGIGWIDPLVSLVIAALILWQTWGLLRETVEMSLAAVPRAIDYDAVTTALLALPGVARVHDLHIWPMSTTEPVLTAHLVIPGGNPGDAFLSTARGMLHDRFAIGHATLQVETGGDCDSC from the coding sequence TTGGGCGGACATCATCATCACGGCCATGCGCATGGCCACGGTCACACACACGGCCACGGACATGGCCACGCCCATGCGCCGGCGTCCTTCGACCGCGCCTTTGCGATCGGGATCGCGCTCAACATCGTCTATGTCCTGGCAGAGGCGGGCGCCGGCCTGTGGACGGGATCGGTCGCGCTGATCGCCGATGCCGGCCATAACCTGTCCGACGTGCTCGGCCTTGCCGTTGCGTGGGGCGGCGCGGCACTGGCGCGCAGCGCGCCGACGAAGCGCTTCACCTATGGGCTGAAGGGGTCGACGATCCTCGCCGCGCTCGCCAACGCCCTGTTCCTGCTGGTCGCGCTGGGCGCCATCGTGCTGGAGGCGGTGCAAAGGTTCGACGATCCGCCCGTCGTCGCCGGCCTTACCGTATCGGTCGTCGCCGCGATCGGCATCGCGATCAACGCGCTGACCGCGTGGCTGTTCGCGCGCGGGCGCAAGGGCGACATCAATATCCGCGGCGCCTATCTGCACATGGTCAGCGATGCGGCGGTGTCCGCGGGCGTGGTGCTGGCGGGCGTGGCGATCTGGGCGACGGGGATCGGCTGGATCGATCCGCTGGTCAGCCTCGTCATCGCGGCGCTGATCCTGTGGCAGACCTGGGGCCTGCTGCGCGAGACGGTGGAGATGTCGCTCGCCGCGGTGCCGCGCGCGATCGACTATGACGCGGTCACCACCGCGCTGCTGGCGTTGCCTGGCGTCGCGCGGGTCCACGACCTGCATATCTGGCCGATGTCGACCACCGAGCCGGTGCTGACCGCGCATCTGGTGATCCCCGGCGGCAATCCGGGTGATGCGTTCCTGTCCACCGCACGGGGGATGCTGCACGACCGATTCGCCATCGGTCACGCGACCTTGCAGGTGGAAACCGGCGGCGATTGCGACAGCTGCTGA
- a CDS encoding trans-sulfuration enzyme family protein — protein sequence MKRKAGQDPSITQHWRPATLAVRGGTARSEYGETSEALFLTSGYTYDKAADAAARFAGEQEGMTYSRLQNPTVEMLEKRIALLEGAEACRTMASGMAAMTAVLLCQLQAGDHLVGGRAAFGSCRWLTDTLLPKFGIATTIVDARDPQQFLDAVRPETKVFFFETPANPTMDVVDLRAVCAIARERGITSVVDNAFATAALQRPMDFGADVTAYSATKMMDGQGRVLAGAVCGTQDFIDNTLLPFTRNTGPTLSPFNAWVVLKGLETLDLRITRQSENALKVGRFLEARVPRILHPGLASHPQHDLAMSQMVATGPIFAFEVADRAQAHGLLDALALVDISNNIGDSRSLMTHPASTTHAGVAEDKRIEMGVTEGMLRLNVGLEDAQDVIDDLDQALRQVGL from the coding sequence ATGAAGCGCAAGGCAGGCCAGGACCCCTCGATCACCCAGCATTGGCGGCCCGCGACGCTCGCCGTGCGTGGCGGCACCGCGCGCAGCGAATATGGCGAGACCAGCGAAGCGCTGTTCCTCACCTCCGGCTATACCTACGACAAGGCGGCCGACGCGGCGGCGCGGTTCGCGGGCGAGCAGGAGGGGATGACCTATTCCCGCCTGCAGAACCCGACGGTCGAGATGCTGGAAAAGCGCATCGCGCTGCTGGAGGGGGCGGAGGCGTGCCGGACGATGGCGAGCGGCATGGCGGCGATGACCGCGGTGCTGCTGTGCCAGTTGCAGGCGGGCGATCACCTGGTCGGCGGGCGCGCGGCGTTCGGATCGTGCCGCTGGCTGACCGATACGCTGCTGCCCAAGTTCGGCATCGCGACGACGATCGTCGATGCCCGCGATCCGCAGCAGTTCCTCGATGCGGTGCGGCCGGAAACCAAGGTGTTCTTCTTCGAGACGCCGGCCAATCCGACGATGGACGTCGTCGACCTGCGCGCGGTCTGTGCGATCGCACGCGAACGCGGCATCACCAGCGTCGTGGACAATGCCTTCGCCACCGCGGCGTTGCAGCGGCCGATGGACTTCGGGGCGGACGTCACCGCCTATAGCGCGACCAAGATGATGGACGGGCAGGGCCGCGTGCTGGCCGGCGCGGTGTGCGGTACGCAGGATTTCATCGACAACACGCTGCTGCCCTTCACCCGCAATACCGGGCCGACGCTGTCGCCGTTCAACGCCTGGGTGGTGCTGAAGGGGCTGGAGACGCTGGACCTGCGCATCACCCGCCAGTCCGAAAACGCGCTGAAGGTCGGCCGTTTTCTGGAAGCGCGCGTGCCGCGGATCCTCCATCCCGGCCTCGCCAGCCACCCGCAGCATGATCTGGCGATGAGCCAGATGGTCGCGACCGGTCCGATCTTCGCGTTCGAGGTCGCCGATCGCGCGCAGGCGCACGGCCTGCTCGATGCACTGGCGCTGGTCGACATCAGCAACAACATCGGCGATTCGCGGTCGCTGATGACCCATCCCGCATCGACCACCCACGCCGGCGTCGCCGAGGACAAACGGATCGAGATGGGCGTCACCGAAGGCATGCTGCGCCTGAACGTCGGGCTGGAGGATGCGCAGGACGTCATCGACGACCTCGACCAGGCGCTGCGGCAGGTCGGCCTGTGA
- a CDS encoding ABC transporter permease, giving the protein MSSQPPIGEIQSAIRSAPGVPVIRNVNWGGLKTLYVKEVRRFFKVHLQTVWAPAITTLLFLIVFTIATGAKSPVHVGGIVVPFADFIAPGLIIAQGMMGPAFANASFSLLVGKIQGTIVDYLQPPLSSAELLAALVGGAMTRAFIVGFICWCAMALYPGVHVTPVHPLAILWFGFLGAAFLSFLGVLTSIWAEKFDHAAAVTNFVIAPLSLLSGTFYSVDRLAPTFRAFSHANPFFYIISGFRYGFLGTSDSPIAVGSIAILAVDIVLGVSCYLLLRKGWKLKN; this is encoded by the coding sequence ATGAGCAGCCAGCCCCCAATCGGCGAAATCCAATCGGCGATCCGGTCCGCACCCGGCGTACCGGTCATCCGGAACGTGAATTGGGGCGGCCTGAAGACCCTCTATGTGAAGGAGGTGCGCCGGTTCTTCAAGGTCCACCTCCAGACCGTATGGGCGCCGGCGATCACGACCCTGCTGTTTCTGATCGTCTTCACCATCGCCACCGGTGCCAAAAGCCCCGTCCACGTCGGCGGCATCGTCGTGCCGTTTGCCGACTTCATCGCCCCCGGCCTCATCATCGCGCAGGGAATGATGGGCCCGGCCTTCGCCAACGCCAGCTTTTCGCTGCTCGTCGGCAAGATCCAGGGGACGATCGTCGATTACCTGCAACCGCCGCTCTCGTCGGCGGAACTGCTCGCCGCGCTGGTCGGCGGGGCGATGACGCGGGCGTTCATCGTCGGCTTCATCTGCTGGTGCGCGATGGCGCTGTATCCGGGCGTGCACGTGACGCCGGTCCATCCGCTGGCGATCCTGTGGTTCGGCTTCCTCGGCGCGGCGTTCCTGTCGTTCCTGGGCGTGCTGACCTCGATCTGGGCGGAGAAGTTCGATCATGCCGCCGCGGTCACGAACTTCGTGATCGCGCCGCTGTCGCTGTTGTCCGGCACCTTCTATTCGGTCGACCGCCTCGCGCCGACGTTCCGGGCATTCAGCCACGCCAATCCGTTCTTCTACATCATCTCCGGCTTTCGCTACGGTTTCCTCGGTACGTCCGATTCGCCCATCGCCGTGGGCAGCATCGCGATCCTCGCGGTGGACATCGTGCTGGGGGTGTCATGCTATCTGCTGCTGCGAAAAGGCTGGAAGCTCAAGAACTGA
- a CDS encoding polyprenyl synthetase family protein: MSATIHRLDNREPSLEPMLQLVAGDMNAVNQVILDRMQSQIPLIPELAGHLIAGGGKRMRPMLTLASARLIGYTGTRHHRLAASVEFIHTATLLHDDVVDGSDMRRGKRAANLIWGNPASVLVGDFLFSRSFELMVEDGSLKVLKILSNASAVIAEGEVNQLTAARRIDLGEDRYLDIINAKTAALFAAACRISAVVAERSEGEEAALDAYGRNLGIAFQLVDDAIDYVSDAGTMGKDAGDDFREGKMTLPVILAYARGDAEDRRFWKDAVEGRRASDEDFAHAIDLVRKTRSVDDTLARARHYGQRAIDAIGGFANGKAKDAMIEAVEFAVARAY; encoded by the coding sequence ATGTCCGCTACCATCCACCGCCTCGACAACCGCGAGCCCTCGCTGGAGCCGATGCTCCAATTGGTCGCGGGTGACATGAACGCCGTCAATCAGGTGATCCTCGACCGCATGCAGTCGCAGATCCCGCTGATCCCGGAGCTTGCCGGCCATCTGATCGCCGGCGGCGGCAAGCGGATGCGGCCGATGCTGACGCTCGCGAGCGCACGGCTGATCGGATATACCGGCACGCGTCATCACCGGCTGGCGGCGTCGGTCGAGTTCATCCACACCGCGACGTTGCTGCACGACGATGTCGTCGACGGATCGGACATGCGCCGCGGCAAGCGCGCCGCCAACCTGATCTGGGGCAATCCCGCCAGCGTGCTGGTCGGGGATTTCCTGTTCAGCCGCAGCTTCGAACTGATGGTCGAGGACGGCAGCCTCAAGGTGCTGAAGATCCTGTCCAACGCCAGTGCGGTGATCGCGGAGGGCGAGGTCAACCAGCTGACCGCGGCCCGCCGCATCGACCTGGGCGAGGATCGCTACCTCGACATCATCAATGCCAAGACCGCGGCGCTGTTCGCCGCCGCCTGCCGCATCTCGGCCGTGGTGGCGGAGCGCAGCGAGGGCGAGGAAGCGGCGCTGGACGCTTATGGCCGCAACCTGGGGATCGCGTTCCAGCTGGTCGACGACGCCATCGATTACGTGTCGGATGCGGGCACGATGGGCAAGGACGCCGGCGACGACTTCCGCGAGGGCAAGATGACCCTGCCGGTCATCCTCGCCTATGCGCGCGGCGATGCCGAGGATCGGCGGTTCTGGAAGGATGCGGTCGAGGGGCGTCGGGCGTCGGACGAGGATTTCGCGCATGCCATCGATCTGGTGCGCAAGACGCGTTCGGTCGACGATACGCTGGCGCGGGCGCGGCATTACGGCCAGCGCGCGATCGACGCGATCGGTGGTTTCGCCAACGGCAAGGCCAAGGATGCGATGATCGAGGCGGTCGAGTTCGCGGTCGCCCGCGCCTATTGA
- a CDS encoding serine hydrolase, which produces MLSAAAKRLEAQELIAAFTLALLPAAPATAQSAPAAAVAPDPAVRTRADALVAILGGKPGYDAAFAPVFKAAVPAERFAALTRQLRATLGEPRRVERIDPIGRWAALATIAYDRGSATMRLALAPAAPHAITGLLVTGTALHGDTAAKIRADLAALPGTVQLGIYPLDGGAPVLEVDGDAPAPLGSAFKLWVLAEAARQVAAGDIRWDTVVPVGTPSLPSGILQGWPAATPVTIQTLATLMISISDNTATDTLLTALGRERVDAMAARYGGRGPVLTTREAFVIKGDPALTAAWASGDAARRSALLAAQAPRIAAAALDPLMFSSGPLANTSVEWFASARDMARLLGALRDAGPVVRGVLAINPGVDPATAARFAYVGFKGGSEPGVIALDVLAQAKDGRWYAVCASWHRRDGTVDEATFLPLVTRALSLVAG; this is translated from the coding sequence ATGCTATCTGCTGCTGCGAAAAGGCTGGAAGCTCAAGAACTGATCGCCGCGTTCACACTGGCGTTGCTGCCCGCGGCGCCGGCCACCGCACAAAGCGCCCCGGCAGCGGCCGTCGCGCCCGATCCGGCGGTGCGCACCCGCGCCGATGCGCTGGTCGCGATACTGGGGGGAAAGCCCGGCTATGACGCGGCGTTCGCGCCGGTGTTCAAGGCGGCGGTGCCGGCCGAACGCTTCGCCGCGCTGACCAGGCAGCTGCGCGCCACGCTCGGCGAACCGCGCCGGGTCGAACGGATCGATCCGATCGGCCGTTGGGCGGCGCTGGCGACCATCGCCTACGACCGCGGCAGCGCGACGATGCGATTGGCGCTGGCCCCAGCCGCCCCGCACGCGATCACCGGCCTGCTCGTCACCGGTACGGCGCTGCACGGCGACACCGCCGCGAAGATCCGGGCCGACCTCGCCGCCCTGCCGGGCACCGTGCAACTGGGCATATACCCGCTCGACGGCGGCGCGCCGGTGCTGGAGGTCGACGGCGATGCCCCCGCACCGCTCGGCTCCGCCTTCAAGCTGTGGGTGCTGGCAGAGGCCGCGCGGCAGGTCGCCGCCGGCGATATCCGCTGGGACACGGTCGTGCCGGTGGGCACGCCATCGCTGCCATCGGGAATCCTGCAAGGCTGGCCGGCGGCGACGCCGGTGACGATCCAGACGCTGGCGACGCTGATGATCTCGATCAGCGACAACACCGCGACCGACACCTTGCTGACGGCGCTGGGCCGCGAGCGGGTCGATGCGATGGCGGCGCGATACGGCGGCCGCGGTCCGGTGCTCACCACGCGCGAGGCGTTCGTCATCAAGGGCGACCCCGCGCTCACCGCCGCCTGGGCGAGCGGCGATGCGGCCCGGCGCAGCGCGCTGCTGGCGGCGCAGGCACCGCGGATCGCCGCCGCTGCGCTCGACCCGCTGATGTTCTCGTCCGGTCCGCTGGCGAACACATCGGTCGAATGGTTCGCCTCGGCACGCGACATGGCACGGCTGCTCGGCGCGCTGCGCGACGCGGGGCCGGTGGTGCGCGGCGTGCTGGCGATCAATCCCGGCGTCGATCCGGCAACGGCGGCACGCTTCGCCTATGTCGGCTTCAAGGGCGGGTCGGAACCCGGCGTGATCGCGCTGGACGTGCTGGCGCAGGCGAAGGACGGTCGCTGGTATGCGGTCTGCGCCAGCTGGCACCGCCGCGACGGCACCGTCGACGAAGCGACGTTCCTGCCGCTGGTGACGCGCGCGCTATCCCTCGTCGCCGGCTGA
- a CDS encoding chorismate mutase has protein sequence MSDDVLQGYRKSIDNIDAALVHLLAERFKVTQAVGRHKATSGLPAADPGREERQIARLRQMAEEAELDPEFSEKFLRFIIDEVIRHHERLRG, from the coding sequence ATGAGCGACGACGTGCTGCAAGGCTATCGCAAGAGCATCGACAATATCGATGCCGCGCTCGTCCACCTGCTCGCCGAACGCTTCAAGGTGACGCAGGCGGTCGGGCGTCACAAGGCGACATCGGGCCTGCCGGCCGCCGATCCCGGCCGCGAGGAACGCCAGATCGCCCGCCTGCGCCAGATGGCCGAAGAGGCCGAGCTCGATCCCGAATTCAGCGAGAAATTCCTGCGCTTCATCATCGATGAGGTGATCCGTCACCACGAACGCTTGCGCGGATGA
- a CDS encoding outer membrane protein, with the protein MRTTLFLGAIAAASFATAAQAQDMSGDPAPFSGVYVGASGGYDVQPNDVGSSILFDRGSNGSFGDTVSTAAGANAFSPGFCNGRAVGATPLPGSCRNDKDGWSYYARVGADTQRGNIVVGALGEFGKTEINDSVSGFSTTPANYVMTRDVKWEASIRGRVGYAPGTTLFYGTFGPGYANINRSFTSTNTANSFAQFGKQKQFGFIGGGGIEQKLGRNFSVGMEYTYHQYNDDDARVRVSQGTAPATNPFVLAAGGATTDFRRSDEKFRWHSLRATAAFRF; encoded by the coding sequence ATGCGTACCACTTTGTTCCTCGGCGCCATCGCCGCCGCCTCCTTCGCGACCGCCGCACAGGCGCAGGACATGTCGGGCGATCCCGCCCCGTTCAGCGGCGTCTACGTCGGCGCTTCGGGCGGTTACGACGTGCAGCCGAATGACGTCGGCTCGTCGATCCTGTTCGATCGCGGTTCGAACGGCAGCTTCGGCGACACGGTGTCGACGGCCGCAGGCGCCAACGCCTTCTCGCCCGGTTTCTGCAACGGTCGTGCCGTCGGCGCGACGCCGCTGCCGGGCAGCTGCCGCAACGACAAGGACGGCTGGTCCTATTACGCGCGCGTTGGCGCCGATACGCAGCGCGGTAACATCGTCGTCGGCGCGCTCGGCGAGTTCGGCAAGACCGAGATCAACGACAGCGTCAGCGGCTTCTCGACCACGCCCGCCAATTACGTGATGACCCGCGACGTGAAGTGGGAAGCCAGCATCCGCGGCCGTGTCGGCTACGCACCCGGCACGACGCTGTTCTACGGCACGTTCGGCCCCGGTTACGCCAACATCAACCGCAGCTTCACCTCGACCAACACCGCCAACAGCTTTGCCCAGTTCGGCAAGCAGAAGCAGTTCGGCTTCATCGGCGGCGGCGGCATCGAGCAGAAGCTCGGCCGCAACTTCTCGGTCGGCATGGAATACACCTACCACCAGTATAACGACGACGACGCCCGCGTGCGCGTGTCGCAGGGTACCGCTCCGGCGACCAACCCGTTCGTCCTGGCGGCAGGCGGCGCCACCACCGACTTCCGTCGTTCGGACGAGAAGTTCCGCTGGCACTCGCTGCGCGCGACGGCGGCATTCCGCTTCTGA
- a CDS encoding GcrA family cell cycle regulator — MSWTDERIDTLKTMWEAGQTASQIAEALGGVSRNAVIGKAHRLGLQSRPSPVKANEPVAVAAPVAPEPAPVAPEPAPVVAAPPAPPQPEPAPEPVAAMAVEDEDDEDDVEEATAAPAPVREPQPILRSVGPGGFVRQSPGEQQPPATPAPPRRLVPAKPSPEIAGKTTLLDLNDRICKWPLGHPGEPDFHFCGDKVNPGFPYCVAHCGHAYQAQLPRRDRRPPPPLPFGGPRVR, encoded by the coding sequence ATGTCCTGGACCGACGAGCGGATCGACACGCTCAAGACGATGTGGGAGGCGGGGCAGACCGCCAGCCAGATCGCCGAGGCGCTGGGTGGCGTCAGCCGCAACGCGGTGATCGGCAAGGCCCATCGCCTGGGCCTTCAATCGCGCCCGTCGCCGGTGAAGGCCAACGAACCCGTCGCGGTGGCGGCGCCCGTCGCCCCGGAACCCGCACCGGTCGCGCCGGAGCCGGCGCCGGTGGTCGCTGCACCGCCAGCGCCGCCGCAGCCCGAGCCGGCACCCGAACCGGTCGCCGCCATGGCGGTCGAGGACGAGGACGACGAGGATGACGTCGAGGAAGCAACCGCGGCGCCGGCTCCGGTGCGCGAGCCGCAGCCGATCCTGCGCTCGGTCGGCCCCGGCGGCTTCGTCCGTCAGTCGCCCGGCGAACAGCAGCCCCCGGCGACACCGGCGCCCCCGCGCCGGCTGGTTCCGGCCAAGCCTTCGCCGGAGATCGCGGGCAAGACGACGCTGCTCGACCTCAACGATCGCATCTGCAAATGGCCGCTGGGCCATCCGGGCGAGCCCGATTTTCATTTTTGCGGCGACAAGGTGAACCCGGGCTTCCCCTATTGCGTCGCGCATTGCGGCCATGCCTATCAGGCGCAGCTGCCCCGCCGCGACCGTCGCCCGCCGCCGCCACTGCCGTTCGGCGGCCCGCGGGTGCGCTGA
- a CDS encoding GNAT family N-acetyltransferase, translated as MTGLPTLATARLRLRRRVPDDAGALFATMADAGAMRWWSCAPFDSVDAVRQHFGDGTFGGRAWAVTRSDDDTAIGFVVANAHRQAGVVEIGYLIARDAWGAGVAREAVSAVVAHLFASGTRRVFADSDPDNAGSIRLLRAMGFTLEGRLRAEWETHIGVRDALIFGLLRDEWRG; from the coding sequence GTGACCGGTCTGCCGACGCTGGCGACGGCGCGGCTGAGGCTGCGGCGCCGGGTGCCGGACGATGCCGGGGCGTTGTTCGCGACGATGGCCGATGCCGGTGCGATGCGCTGGTGGTCGTGCGCGCCGTTCGATTCGGTCGACGCCGTGCGGCAACACTTCGGCGATGGCACGTTCGGCGGGCGGGCGTGGGCGGTGACCCGTAGCGACGACGATACCGCGATCGGCTTCGTCGTGGCCAACGCGCATCGGCAGGCGGGTGTGGTCGAGATCGGCTATCTGATCGCGCGCGACGCATGGGGCGCGGGCGTGGCGCGCGAGGCGGTCTCGGCGGTGGTGGCGCACCTGTTCGCCAGCGGCACACGGCGGGTGTTCGCCGATTCCGATCCGGACAATGCCGGCTCGATCCGGTTGCTGCGTGCGATGGGCTTTACGCTGGAGGGACGGCTGCGCGCGGAGTGGGAGACGCATATCGGCGTGCGCGATGCGCTGATCTTCGGCCTTTTGCGGGACGAGTGGCGCGGCTGA
- a CDS encoding DUF2147 domain-containing protein translates to MIAALLPAPLLVPLLSGVLLAAAAPAVADPHAAILGTWHNPKNSVAVKTGRCGDKLCGWVIRATEKAKADVTSKGYPPLLGTALLRDYRATGTSRWSGQIYVPDMGRAFGSTVTMVDADTLNVKGCLIGGFICKSQIWRRD, encoded by the coding sequence GTGATCGCCGCCCTGCTCCCCGCTCCCCTGCTCGTCCCCCTGCTCTCCGGCGTGCTTCTGGCCGCGGCGGCGCCGGCCGTCGCCGATCCGCATGCGGCGATCCTCGGCACGTGGCACAATCCGAAGAACAGCGTCGCGGTGAAGACCGGCCGCTGCGGCGACAAATTGTGCGGCTGGGTGATCCGCGCGACGGAAAAGGCGAAGGCCGACGTGACGTCGAAGGGCTATCCGCCGCTGCTCGGCACCGCGCTGTTGCGCGACTATCGCGCGACCGGCACGTCGCGCTGGTCGGGGCAGATCTACGTTCCCGACATGGGTCGCGCCTTCGGTTCGACGGTGACGATGGTCGACGCCGACACGCTGAACGTGAAAGGCTGCCTGATCGGCGGGTTCATCTGCAAGTCGCAGATCTGGCGGCGCGACTGA
- a CDS encoding LysR family transcriptional regulator: MKRTHLPLNGLRVLDAAARHLSFTRAADELAVTPAAVGQQVRALEDTLGVVLFRRTTRGLELTPEAEAGLGALRDGFLQFEEAVRAMQAGQSSKSLTIAAPRDLTEKWLMPRLAEIAQRDGELRFILLSADDAIDFTEANLDLAVRWGEGPGEHEGEALESEGMVTIAAPLAGDAVIGWPGAPGGDGPTLVRVADAGLAIDAAVAGLGRATVPELLAARAIAAGKVAVVGDAQPSRLGYWLVAPLPQWRQAKVRALVDALTA; this comes from the coding sequence GTGAAGCGGACGCACCTGCCGCTGAACGGGCTGCGCGTGCTCGACGCGGCGGCGCGGCACCTGAGCTTCACCCGCGCCGCGGACGAGCTGGCGGTGACGCCGGCGGCGGTCGGGCAGCAGGTCCGCGCGCTGGAGGATACGCTGGGCGTGGTGCTGTTCCGCCGGACCACGCGGGGGCTGGAACTGACGCCGGAGGCGGAGGCGGGGCTGGGCGCGCTGCGCGACGGCTTCCTCCAGTTCGAGGAAGCGGTGCGGGCGATGCAGGCGGGGCAATCGTCCAAGTCGCTGACCATCGCCGCGCCGCGCGACCTGACCGAGAAATGGCTGATGCCGCGACTGGCCGAAATCGCGCAGCGCGACGGCGAATTGCGCTTCATATTGCTGTCGGCGGACGATGCGATCGATTTCACCGAAGCGAACCTCGACCTCGCGGTCCGCTGGGGCGAGGGGCCGGGCGAGCATGAGGGCGAGGCACTCGAATCGGAGGGCATGGTGACGATCGCGGCGCCACTGGCCGGTGATGCGGTGATCGGCTGGCCCGGCGCGCCGGGTGGCGACGGCCCGACGCTGGTGCGGGTCGCGGATGCGGGGCTGGCGATCGACGCCGCGGTCGCAGGACTGGGCCGGGCGACGGTACCGGAACTGTTGGCGGCGCGCGCGATCGCGGCGGGCAAGGTCGCGGTGGTCGGCGATGCGCAACCGTCGCGGCTGGGGTATTGGCTGGTCGCGCCGCTGCCGCAATGGCGGCAGGCGAAGGTGCGTGCGCTGGTCGATGCGCTGACGGCGTGA